From Strigops habroptila isolate Jane chromosome 1, bStrHab1.2.pri, whole genome shotgun sequence, a single genomic window includes:
- the LOC115611004 gene encoding uncharacterized protein LOC115611004 has protein sequence MWKVIVLMNLYLLGIEGKSLEQEAYVEQMRGLLGYPVKLWINITKAHNPQTIQFDACQVLTCGDLKEQRKLSSHDKYLCPEYYLQPYWGPPCPGWSDVWFTTAFNGWVSPSARGKSLKSKIAMFKGHVEPDCKDLECNPIILTITNADGEVSQTYGLGADVTGKDPLARFRIVVWEPKRNEHTQTPGTTVPPAAEAGTPPNTRKVEKVKDLKRPSETEAGYGDTNTGVELIKYRVKSLNRSNCDACASGRPTAQVVPFPLGWSKDAQGMRCMIALYQERTAWGSEACKSLSLLFPALRKKDIKVPPTFSVAAGNHTACLSRQGVGATKDLGQLEMCTELLNVAEEETGNYSALSIPRTDLWWYCGGRVLRPTLPPNWKGTCAIVQLAIPFTLAFEKGTVP, from the coding sequence atgtgGAAGGTCATAGTGCTAATGAACTTATATCTATTAGGAATTGAAGGCAAAAGTTTGGAACAAGAAGCCTATGTTGAGCAAATGAGAGGGTTGCTGGGATATCCAGTCAAATTGTGGATAAATATTACTAAGGCACACAATCCGCAAACTATCCAATTTGACGCCTGTCAGGTACTCACGTGTGGAGATCTAAAAGAGCAAAGGAAGTTAAGCAGTCACGATAAATACTTATGCCCAGAGTATTACCTCCAACCATACTGGGGACCGCCTTGTCCCGGGTGGAGTGATGTTTGGTTTACAACTGCCTTTAATGGGTGGGTCTCACCCAGTGCTCGGGGGAAATctctaaaaagtaaaattgcaATGTTTAAAGGTCACGTGGAACCTGACTGTAAGGATTTAGAATGCAATCCCATAATACTTACCATTACAAATGCTGATGGGGAAGTAAGCCAAACTTACGGCCTAGGGGCGGATGTCACAGGAAAAGATCCGCTTGCTCGATTTAGGATCGTAGTTTGGGAACCAAAGAGAAATGAACATACCCAAACTCCAGGCACTACCgttcctccagcagcagaagcagggacTCCACCAAATACTCGTAAGGTAGAAAAGGTGAAAGATTTGAAGCGCCCAtctgaaacagaagcaggatATGGAGATACCAATACCGGGGTAGAACTGATCAAATATAGAGTGAAAAGCTTAAATAGAAGCAATTGTGATGCATGCGCTTCGGGGCGACCTACAGCACAGGTAGTCCCTTTTCCTTTAGGATGGAGTAAGGATGCACAAGGAATGAGGTGTATGATCGCATTGTACCAGGAAAGGACTGCATGGGGAAGCGAAGCCTGTAAGtccctttctctgctgttcCCTGCACTACGGAAGAAGGATATCAAGGTACCCCCCACCTTCTCCGTGGCAGCTGGTAACCATACAGCTTGTCTCTCACGGCAGGGTGTGGGTGCTACCAAAGATCTCGGACAGCTGGAGATGTGCACGGAATTGCTAAACGTGGCTGAGGAGGAAACGGGTAATTACTCAGCTCTGAGCATCCCCAGAACGGACCTGTGGTGGTATTGTGGAGGGAGAGTCTTGAGACCCACGCTTCCTCCAAATTGGAAAGGCACGTGTGCGATTGTCCAGTTGGCCATTCCGTTTACTTTGGCATTTGAGAAGGGAACAGTACCTTAA